In a genomic window of Chaetodon trifascialis isolate fChaTrf1 chromosome 8, fChaTrf1.hap1, whole genome shotgun sequence:
- the znf362b gene encoding zinc finger protein 362b isoform X1: MAEPRFNNPYFWPPPPSMPGQLDNLVLINKIKEQLMAEKIRPLHLPPTSTPSQQPLLVPTSSPDGSAQHGMQVPKPQPQQVQSHHPQPQGSGQPDIALHARPASSSGPEGNMDDKSAVKAKGLWEDWHMRQLGEQPGRINHRSGLAPSSRPDSHSTSEALTPTTPTSSSHNRLGGAPSVNIISGLASGPGMDHMKAGGLAGLLGPPPKAPRGRKKIKAENPSGPLLVVPYPILADQGCVTVAPKEGKTYRCKVCPLTFLTKSEMQIHSKSHTEAKPHKCPHCSKTFANASYLSQHLRIHLGIKPYHCSYCENSFRQLSHLQQHTRIHTGDRPYKCAHPGCEKAFTQLSNLQSHQRQHNKDKPYKCPNCYRAYSDSASLQIHLSAHAIKNAKAYCCSMCGRAYTSETYLMKHMSKHTVVEHLVSHQSPQRTESPSIPIRISLI, from the exons ATGGCGGAGCCTCGATTTAACAACCCGTATTTCTGGCCGCCACCTCCATCCATGCCAGGCCAG CTGGATAACCTGGTGCTCATTAACAAGATCAAGGAGCAGCTGATGGCCGAGAAGATCCGACCCCTGCACCTGCCGCCTACCTCCACCCCTTCCCAGCAGCCTTTGCTGGTGCCCACCTCATCTCCGGACGGAAGTGCTCAGCACGGCATGCAGGTGCCAAAGCCCCAGCCGCAGCAGGTGCAGAGCCACCACCCGCAGCCGCAGGGCTCTGGACAACCAGACATTGCTCTGCATGCTCGCCCCGCCTCCAGCTCTGGGCCAG AGGGAAACATGGACGACAAGTCAGCCGTGAAGGCCAAAGGACTGTGGGAAGACTGGCACATGAGACAGCTCGGCGAGCAACCCGGCCGGATCAACCATCGCTCAG GTCTGGCTCCTTCATCCCGACCCGACAGCCACAGCACCTCAGAGGCCCTGACCCCCACGACTCCAACCTCCAGCAGCCACAACCGCCTGGGCGGTGCGCCCTCTGTGAACATCATCTCTGGGCTGGCAAGCGGTCCTGGCATGGACCACATGAAAGCTGGAGGCCTGGCTGGACTCTTGGGTCCCCCACCCAAGGCGCCCCGGGGACGTAAGAAGATCAAAGCTGAAAACCCGTCTGGTCCTCTGCTGGTGGTGCCCTACCCCATCCTCGCTGACCAAGGCTGTGTCACTGTCGCACCCAAAGAGGGCAAAACCTACAG ATGCAAAGTGTGCCCGCTCACCTTCTTAACCAAGTCAGAGATGCAGATTCACTCCAAGTCCCACACCGAGGCCAAACCACACAAGTGTCCCCACTGCTCCAAGACGTTCGCCAACGCCTCCTACCTGTCCCAGCACCTGCGCATCCACCTGGGGATCAAACCCTAccactgctcctactgcgagAACTCGTTCCGTCAGctgtcacacctgcagcagcacaccag AATCCACACTGGCGATAGGCCTTATAAATGTGCTCACCCCGGATGTGAAAAGGCTTTTACCCAGCTGTCTAACCTCCAG TCTCACCAGAGGCAGCACAATAAAGACAAGCCGTATAAATGTCCTAACTGCTACCGTGCCTACTCAGACTCCGCATCATTGCAGATCCACTTGTCAGCGCACGCCATCAAAAACGCTAAGGCCTACTGCTGTAGCATGTGTGGCCGGGCATACACCTCA GAGACCTACCTTATGAAGCACATGTCCAAACACACAGTGGTGGAGCACCTAGTGAGCCACCAGTCGCCTCAGAGGACCGAGTCCCCCAGCATCCCCATACGCATCTCCCTCATCTGA
- the znf362b gene encoding zinc finger protein 362b isoform X2 — MAEPRFNNPYFWPPPPSMPGQIKEQLMAEKIRPLHLPPTSTPSQQPLLVPTSSPDGSAQHGMQVPKPQPQQVQSHHPQPQGSGQPDIALHARPASSSGPEGNMDDKSAVKAKGLWEDWHMRQLGEQPGRINHRSGLAPSSRPDSHSTSEALTPTTPTSSSHNRLGGAPSVNIISGLASGPGMDHMKAGGLAGLLGPPPKAPRGRKKIKAENPSGPLLVVPYPILADQGCVTVAPKEGKTYRCKVCPLTFLTKSEMQIHSKSHTEAKPHKCPHCSKTFANASYLSQHLRIHLGIKPYHCSYCENSFRQLSHLQQHTRIHTGDRPYKCAHPGCEKAFTQLSNLQSHQRQHNKDKPYKCPNCYRAYSDSASLQIHLSAHAIKNAKAYCCSMCGRAYTSETYLMKHMSKHTVVEHLVSHQSPQRTESPSIPIRISLI, encoded by the exons ATGGCGGAGCCTCGATTTAACAACCCGTATTTCTGGCCGCCACCTCCATCCATGCCAGGCCAG ATCAAGGAGCAGCTGATGGCCGAGAAGATCCGACCCCTGCACCTGCCGCCTACCTCCACCCCTTCCCAGCAGCCTTTGCTGGTGCCCACCTCATCTCCGGACGGAAGTGCTCAGCACGGCATGCAGGTGCCAAAGCCCCAGCCGCAGCAGGTGCAGAGCCACCACCCGCAGCCGCAGGGCTCTGGACAACCAGACATTGCTCTGCATGCTCGCCCCGCCTCCAGCTCTGGGCCAG AGGGAAACATGGACGACAAGTCAGCCGTGAAGGCCAAAGGACTGTGGGAAGACTGGCACATGAGACAGCTCGGCGAGCAACCCGGCCGGATCAACCATCGCTCAG GTCTGGCTCCTTCATCCCGACCCGACAGCCACAGCACCTCAGAGGCCCTGACCCCCACGACTCCAACCTCCAGCAGCCACAACCGCCTGGGCGGTGCGCCCTCTGTGAACATCATCTCTGGGCTGGCAAGCGGTCCTGGCATGGACCACATGAAAGCTGGAGGCCTGGCTGGACTCTTGGGTCCCCCACCCAAGGCGCCCCGGGGACGTAAGAAGATCAAAGCTGAAAACCCGTCTGGTCCTCTGCTGGTGGTGCCCTACCCCATCCTCGCTGACCAAGGCTGTGTCACTGTCGCACCCAAAGAGGGCAAAACCTACAG ATGCAAAGTGTGCCCGCTCACCTTCTTAACCAAGTCAGAGATGCAGATTCACTCCAAGTCCCACACCGAGGCCAAACCACACAAGTGTCCCCACTGCTCCAAGACGTTCGCCAACGCCTCCTACCTGTCCCAGCACCTGCGCATCCACCTGGGGATCAAACCCTAccactgctcctactgcgagAACTCGTTCCGTCAGctgtcacacctgcagcagcacaccag AATCCACACTGGCGATAGGCCTTATAAATGTGCTCACCCCGGATGTGAAAAGGCTTTTACCCAGCTGTCTAACCTCCAG TCTCACCAGAGGCAGCACAATAAAGACAAGCCGTATAAATGTCCTAACTGCTACCGTGCCTACTCAGACTCCGCATCATTGCAGATCCACTTGTCAGCGCACGCCATCAAAAACGCTAAGGCCTACTGCTGTAGCATGTGTGGCCGGGCATACACCTCA GAGACCTACCTTATGAAGCACATGTCCAAACACACAGTGGTGGAGCACCTAGTGAGCCACCAGTCGCCTCAGAGGACCGAGTCCCCCAGCATCCCCATACGCATCTCCCTCATCTGA